The following DNA comes from Capsicum annuum cultivar UCD-10X-F1 chromosome 7, UCD10Xv1.1, whole genome shotgun sequence.
gtACAATATTTGATTTGGTGATGATGCCAATTTTGCCAATTAGTTGGactcttttattaaaattttctctGTTTTCGATGATCCTGGTGTAACATTCTGGCTGTTTCtgctaaaaaatataattttttagttgTCTTACGTTGGTTCTTGAATAAATTATATGAAATGGATTAGGATATAATATAGTTGAAAGTtaactttttttttgtgtgtgtatatatatttggaTGTACATTCTTGTTTTTGTCATTCTACCAAATTCTTAGCTAGTTGTTTACGGAGTCTTTGAGTGTATCTTTTATCTTGTTAATTTAATACTATTAGTAGTATTGTTGGGATTGTGAGATTCTAGAtggtgatttatttttttatggacaACATTTTGGCAGATTGTAGATTGAAGGATTCTATTTGAATAGGCGTCCCCGGAGAGCAAATCAAGAACGGGCTCTTGGGGCGCGGTTGATGAGAATTGTGCGTTTGTTGTGAGTTCTTTTGTGTTAGTATTGAACTAAATGATAAGGTTCAATGATGAAATCGATGAATATGGAGAAGAAATGGTTGTTTCCGTTGGTTCTAAGCGTGTTTGTGTGTTTTTTCATCGTTGTAACCTCTTTCAACATGGGCCTTATTACTTCATTACACACAATCAATTCAATATTTTCATCTCATGTCAAGATAAATGAGAGTAACACGTATTTTGCTGAATCGAAAATTAACCAGCCTCCACCCCCTCCTGCTAGACCTCCTGTCCCTCGTTTTGCTTATTTGGTAGCTGGATCGAAGGGTGATTTAGATAAGCTTTGGAGAACGCTGCAAGCGTTGTATCATCCATGGAACTATTATGTTGTTCATTTGGACCTAGAATCGTCTATAAAGGAGAGATTAGAACTTGCTTCTAGGGTACAGAAAGATCCCGTGTTTGCACAGGTTGGGAATGTGCATATGATCACCAAAGCAAACATGGTAACCTACCGTGGACCTACCATGGTTGCTAACACTCTTCATGCCTGCGCGATTCTTCTGAAGAAGTATACGGATTGGGATTGGTTTATTAACCTGAGCGCGTCTGATTATCCCCTGGTGACTCAAGATGGTTAGTTATCTAGTTCTCTATCAGAAAAGCCACTACTTCCTTTTTGGTCATAAGTCAGTTTTGAGTAGTTATGTTATGTTTCTTTCTTCGGTGAGACGTTGgcttattattattaactttTGGCAGATTTACTCTACACTTTTTCCGATTTAAAACGAGAGTTCAATTTCATTGAGTACACTAGCCGGCTGGGTTGGAAAGAGTACGCCATCCTCTCTCCGTCTCTCACTTTGTGCTCTTGTAGCTGTATCATACTGAGGTTTAATTTCTATGTCGTTGTATTTGTCCTATCGCAGGGGTCAAAGGGCAATGCCGCTTATAGTAGATCCCGGGCTCTATAAGACAACTAAGTCCGACGTATTTTGGGTCTCACCAAGGAGAGGTCTTCCCACGGCCTTTAAACTCTTTACAGGTTagtgttttatgattgaatttgcatacttgtttaggtattct
Coding sequences within:
- the LOC107878654 gene encoding beta-glucuronosyltransferase GlcAT14A; translated protein: MMKSMNMEKKWLFPLVLSVFVCFFIVVTSFNMGLITSLHTINSIFSSHVKINESNTYFAESKINQPPPPPARPPVPRFAYLVAGSKGDLDKLWRTLQALYHPWNYYVVHLDLESSIKERLELASRVQKDPVFAQVGNVHMITKANMVTYRGPTMVANTLHACAILLKKYTDWDWFINLSASDYPLVTQDDLLYTFSDLKREFNFIEYTSRLGWKEGQRAMPLIVDPGLYKTTKSDVFWVSPRRGLPTAFKLFTGSAWMILSRAFVEYCIWGWDNLPRTLLMYYTNFVSSPEGYFQTVACNAPEFNRTVINHDMHYISWDRPPKQHPHNLNLNDTAKMIASGAAFARKFKRDDPVLDKIDKELLHRSNDCFTPGGWCARNRSCLKVGNPTRLKPGPGAKRLRRLIGKLVLSTNTSQQQCK